A genome region from Musa acuminata AAA Group cultivar baxijiao chromosome BXJ3-5, Cavendish_Baxijiao_AAA, whole genome shotgun sequence includes the following:
- the LOC103985460 gene encoding thioredoxin-like 4, chloroplastic, whose product MNSCSPFPNPVYNAAIAQPRDPTPSCPTPSFLLNPRSPPHVGFCCTHRMLSLKKRRSSSFLFDAVADGRSGEVVGTGGVADDDDDDLCPVDCVREFKTEEEFARILDKAKAAGSLVVVDFYRASCGSCKYIEQGFAKLCKGSGDQQAEVVFLKHNVIDEYDEQSEVAERLRIKSVPLFQFYKNGVLLEAFPTRDKERIIAAILKYTSSS is encoded by the exons ATGAACTCTTGTTCTCCCTTTCCCAATCCAGTCTATAATGCCGCCATAGCTCAACCACGAGATCCTACACCTTCTTGTCCGACCCCCAGCTTCTTGTTGAATCCGAGAAGCCCACCCCATGTCGGATTTTGTTGTACGCACAGGATGCTCTCGCTAAAGAAGAGGAGAAGCTCGAGCTTCCTGTTCGATGCCGTGGCGGATGGTCGATCAGGAGAGGTGGTCGGCACTGGCGGTGTTGcggacgatgacgacgacgatcTATGTCCGGTTGATTGCGTCAGGGAGTTCAAGACCGAGGAGGAGTTCGCGAGGATCCTGGACAAGGCCAAGGCCGCCGGGTCGCTCGTGGTTGTGGATTTCTACCGCGCCTCGTGCGGAAGCTGCAAGTACATCGAGCAGGGCTTCGCGAAGTTGTGCAAGGGTTCCGGCGATCAGCAAGCGGAAGTGGTCTTCCTGAAGCATAAT GTtattgatgaatatgatgaacagtcTGAGGTTGCAGAACGGCTACGGATAAAG TCAGTTCCACTGTTCCAATTCTACAAGAATGGGGTCCTGTTGGAAGCGTTTCCAACCAGAGACAAGGAAAGAATAATAGCTGCCATTCTTAAATATACTTCCAGTTCCTAA